ATTTTTTTAGTTTTGAATTTCTCGATGGAAAGAATTTGGgtcttttttcttttgttttcttttacTTACAAATCAAAATCGAGCATGGGAAAGCGATGGATTTCTAACGATACTGTGCTATGTTctgctgctggccaagaaTGCTGCACAATTTGCTTTAACGAGCCGTTAACAACtgaatatttgaatatttaaataaaatcttATAAATACGAATTGGTTTGGTGGTGTATACAAAACATCCGTGCCTCGCAcgcatatatttatatagatcCAATGCAGGGGCAGACATATAGAGCTGTTATATCGAATAAAATCGGACGTTGTTTCCGCCGCCAAAAGACCGAAAACGTTTtccaacaaaaataaattctcATTCGCGTAAATAAATTTCCAGCGAAATTTGGTAATGCATTATTTGCAATGTACTTAGCTGAACTTGgcttgttttatttatttaaataagtcTTGCACGCACCTTTCCGACTGGATTTTCGCTGTTTCGTTGGCTGCTaaacttgtttgtttgctcAATTCGCTCGCCGAGTATTTCCACTcttattttgtatttgattacacAGCTATTTAAGCGTCACAGATGCACTGGCACACAAAAATACACTCAATTGCAACGATCTTTGCTATTTGTTTTGGGAGATCGCTTTCCTTAGCCTTATCCCTCGCCGCGCCGCATTGGTTTTCGACTTTTTGATAACTTTCACGCTCGAACGGAGGCTATTATCGCCGTCCGCCGGCTTCTTATCCAACTGGCTGAGATCGCGCAAAACGGCCAGAATGATTCTGGGGAACGGGACGAAACGGAGCGGTACGGAGCGGAGCGGAGCGGACACGTAGcggccagcagcagcgttGGCGAGCGAGTGAGCGGAATCCGCTCGAATGCCAAGAGTTGCGACGCCGAACGACGGCGGCGAACATCATCGTCGGCGTTCGTTGCTCGAGCGAAAATGTGTTGTTTTCTCGATACGGGCCAAATGGATGCCGCCAAACAATATCAACCACCCGCCCTGTTGGCCGACGCCTACGTCACCGGTGCGGCCAACATGTCGTATACTCGATGTTGCGGTTCGAAACTGTTGCCTGTGCCGTTTGTAGGTTGGTAGGTCAGCGTATCGTACTcgaatctgtatctgtatcagtatctgtatctgaacgTAGCGcctctgtatctgtatctgcgcCCACTCATAAGTTCATTAACGCAACAGTTTCGTTCGCTTGTATCCGTTACCGTTAcaagccaccaccaccagccaGCCGACCATGTTAACCCCCGAAAATTCGGGGTAATTGCTTGAGGCCAAAACAGCAAATGCGTATTAATGAATCCCCTCGATTTGCACGTGACGCCGCAAATTCGTCGCTTTGCTTTCTTTTGTGCGGTTTGCCATCCACGAAAGGGTTCGTTTCGTTCGTTTATTTACTGTAGTTCGAATAATGGCATTCACAGAACTACACTTTTTGGAAAGGAAAGGATTCGTAGCCCCAATACATCGGTGAATACAAATAAGTCCTGATTGAACGAATGGGTTACACTGAATATCCTTGGCTTTTCTATCCTGCAGTTCAATGGAGCTGTGTATTTAGGTCTAACGCAATTACAGTGATGAAATGAGAATAGGCTGTGGACAATCAATGGAGTTTCCATGTCGAGGAGGTTTATCTTCTTCTAATTCTATATTTATTCAGctggtatatatatatgaaaggAATCCTTCCACTTTATTATATTATCATATatagaaaaaataattaaattctCAAATGGAGTCCTGATaaaatattatacaataatttTAAGGAATCGTTGTCTTTGGTGTTTTAAAAAGGCATATCGCATTTCTCCCAGATGATGCCAATTTTTAAGCtaaacacaaataaatatttttcgtatGTTTATAATAAGTATGTATACCAAAGTGGTACCAATATGCCGTGCAACAGGGGTAATAGTTCTGTTTATTTATGAAGCATAAAGTTTCATTTCTCTCGCACCTGCGAGACCCACTACCACCACCCACGATATTTCACATTCCCAAAAGCTGAAAAATAACATTCGGCCTTTAATGAGTCGCCAATTTGCTGGGTTTTGTAATGCTGCATTTTTGTGTTTGAAACTTTCATTTCCAGTCCGTAAAATATGCAACAAACTACCGTTTTGCCAGCTGGGCCAGGCGGAAAAACAACtatttgtaattaatttgtgcATGTGACGAACGCATTTATTGCCAAAAGCTGCGGCAGATGCTCTACGTCCTGGCCGTCGGCATTTAGCGGCCGTTTTATGGCCATCTAATTAACTGGTCGGAGAGCACTGGCCAAATCCCAAATTAATTGGGAATTAAATGGGCGGCGGAAGGTTCTCATCGCTAAATGGGGGCCATAAAAGCAGTatgcaaataataaaaccgAAGCCCGACATTGATTCCATCCCCATACCCATCTCCaaccccatccccatccccatccccattgCCGAGAGCAATAAAATCGCATCCCGTTCCCAGGACTAAGCTTCTGCTCATTCAGCTCGACGTCCTCGCAGAATCGTAaaagaaatatgaaaagtCGGAGCCCATTTCCTTTTTTCTGAGCCTGCGGCATAAACTATATTTAACAATCTGTTTATATGGACTATGTTTGCCTTGGTTTATGCTCTGAAGTCAGCAAATCTGTACTTTTATGTTTGTATTTCAAATATGAAGTTGGAGCAGGGGTCCAAGGGTTCCACTGACCGCCGTCCACTCAAGACAAATGTCCTTTTTGGCCCGTGCTGGTGCTTTACTTTTTGACCAACTAGAATATTATGGCTGATGGAAGAGGTAGAATGATGTATACCCTGGGGTGCGTTGGCCTAATCCGGGCataataaaattgatttttttattgcgTTGGGCGAGTCAAAGGGTACGGTTGAGTGACCCAGAGATTGATGGTGTCCAAAGTTATTGCGAACGAACATATAGTATATTTCTGGCAGATTTCCATTTAAATAGATTCCATATAGGATTAATCAGATAATACTCGAAGAACTTGAAACCATGCCATTTAATGAGACTAAACATCTTAGGTTTTGCGCTTTGTTCCCGATGCCAGGACTTAATATTAATTCCAGAAGTTCGTGTCAATGGCGATGAAGTGAAATTAGCTGGGGAATTTGTAACTTGGCCAACGAACTTCGTGTCGCAGCTAATCCGCAAATCTAGTTCCCATTTGATTAGCCAGCATATTTATCACTAAGTAGCTGAGAAGTAGTTTGTCTAGgcccatttccattccatgCCACCCCCTCGCAAAACTCCAAATGTTCTCTCATTGTTATGCGTGCTATGCacaatttttgtatttgtgttaTTGTTTGTGTACGGCACTTGGAAAAATTACTATGCTAGTCATAAAAGCTAAATAAGAAGTGATATAATTTTTGCATTTGATGGAAGATGGACACTAGCAGCCCACATTTAACGTatctaaattaatttattttatggtTTAAGTATCTTGAAGACTAGACCACACTTATCTTTTTAGTACGATTTGGTGGCTATCATCTTTATTACTATAAAAGACTACGAgttttttcgagtgcagtGTATCTGCGAGTGGCTGACTGCTGGTCGAGCACATGCGTGCGATTTATTTGCTGTCACCACAAACACAAACATCGGCGGAGATAGACGCACATACATTTGTATGTACACCCAGTAACAATGACTTTTGCACCCTGGGCCAACACTTGGGGCCACAAATTAACCCAAGCACGTAGCCCGCTTAGGCGGCCTAATCAAATAGAAGCGCCCAAatcaaacaacaacaactggcggaggagcagccacaCGAAGAGCTAAGTAAATATATGGCCTTCACACCCACAAATTGGCAGGAGTGCGACTTTCAGCGGCTAAACACGATGGTCTGAAGTCTGAACTCACTAACTGAATTGATTCGCCACGCATCTGTAGCCGGGTTGATTAATCCCTTTGCCAGACAACGTGTTCCGatcaaaattataaatataaatgaaaaataatatttaggcaTTATATTATCCTATGATACTATGAGTCAATAATGAGGATCTTTATAAACTGATTTCCTTACTaatcattttttgtttattgaataTAAGCGCTTAGTTTCTTACTGATTGttgataaaataataataatcagtCTGACTTGACACAAGTTATTGATTTTGCAaattgttaatttattttgaaaatggTTGGAAACAAACTTAAACCTCGTCGGAGTTATCTAAATCTACATGCCTCATGTCAgctttctagcttttatagtttaCGAGATCTCGACATTTATACGGACAAACTGGtgatcctgatcaagtatagatatttaataatatgtatatacttaATGTGGCTTTATACACTTGTTTTTACCTGTTTAGTTCTTTTCAACGAACCTGAAAGGAGTGCCGTGTATAAATTTAAAGCTTAGCGATCAATTAAACTGAAATGTTATTTCGCTTAACAGTGGTTGGTTAACAGCGGCTCAAAGTCTGTCCATTAACATCGTGCATGAGTGCACTGCTTTATCGACCCGCTTTCTTCGCTTGCGGGGTGATTAGGTTGCTGTTTCTTTTCTGTTCGCACTCCGCCCACACTTAAGTGTGCCACACCAGCAGGTGGTTGTGGGTGGTTCTGGGCGCTGGGTGGCTGGAGGTGGGAGGTCGTATTAATTAGACCCCCCGCCAGTCCGATTTCCCCGCTGATCTCTTACAGAGCCGCTGAGTGCTCCGTAAATTGAGTGGCTCCGTATGACGAGTGGCATTTGCGTTGGCTGCTTTTGTTGCCtgctttttgttgctgttgctttgtTGCTTTGTTGCTGCTTATGCTTTCGCCTTGGCTTTGAGTGGCTGCCACTTGAGTGGCGCTAAAGTCGTGGAAAATGAGCCATCAACAGCTGCCGCCCCGGGTCTGTTTGCTTGGCCGAAAGGAAAACACGCAGCACAGGCGGAAAAATTTCTAAATAAAGAAATAGTTAAATGTAGATTGAATAAAGGTTTTTAAGGTTTTCTTAtttactaaataaataaatataaatttcttAAATGCTTGTTCTAATGAGTTAGGCCAGCTTATTCCACATAAATagtgtatgtatatttataatgatttttctcagtgcatacAGGCAACAGGCGAGCAGTTGTTGACATTCTTCTTAGCCTGGCTGTTGACTAGACGCCCCAGCACGTGCTGTCGCTCCGCATCGGTTCGTCGCCTTGCCGTGCTGGTTAGAGCGGGACAGAGTAACGCGAGCGGGACGCAGCTGAGCATGCATATTTTATGGGCCCAGCTCCGGTTGGCAGGAGGATGATGCCACGGagccacaacatcattacaaACAGCCCGGCACAGGGTTTACTTTGCTGTTTCGCATGTCGTTCgcttcatttatttatgcacaAATATCCCACACAAGGTGCAGCTGGTGAGGCAGCCACAGGGTTACGGCGACAGGAGGCAACATCAAcggtagcagcagcagcagcagcaacagcaacagctggAAATCTTCAATTCAATCAGTTTAAATCTCTCCGCTGAGTGCCCAGAAAATTTTCCCCATTTGGCTGTCACAACGCTTCTCATTTCAGCACTATAATATGACAGCGGGAATGCAGCTTATACATATTAATATATGTGCGAGTGTAAGGGATACCTTAAATTAAGttaatatgttatgttaataTCAAACTGATGGGCATGGCGGATTTTATTACTTCGTTTTCATACATTTATGCCAGGAATATAATAGCagtttaaatcaaaaattgatTCCAAGTAATTTTCGtactgaaaaacaaaaagttctttaaataaaatacattaaataaGCTTTAAAAAATCTTCTTTCCGCAAGGATGGGAATATATTGTGCAAGATGTAGATACTTTTTCAATTATGAATTAAGCTAGTTGCTTACAATTTTACAACGTACCATTTATTTctagaaaatcaaatgaatCCTTGTTAAATTTTGGCTAGCATTTTCCTATTTTTCCAACTACCCACGCAGTTTAGATTCCAAATGGGAAGCCCCGAAAAACACATGTTTATCTGCTCAAACTTTGTCGTGACTGAAATACCAATGAAAAGCGGCCAACGGCAGGCATAAAAAAGTTTTTGATGCCGACTTTAAATTGTGCTTAAgtgtaatttttgtatattttattgcacTGAAATGATTACTTAGATCTAAGGgttctctttttattttacgTTGTACTCTTACGCACTAAAAACAGTGACAAATCAGACCCAGGATTGCGTATTTCTTGCTCTGTGTTGTTTTTCTCGGACTTTTCTTGCTTTCCAGCCTACCCAAGCTGGCTCgtattttggtttattttcaTCTTAATCTGCGTAAATTgtatttcatttgatttcattttccccgctgagtgggtggttgggtggccTGTGCCCGGGCTCAGACAAAGGGATGCCGCGTGCGCCGCTTGGCCTTGATGGGGTACTCGTAGCCCTCGAAATCGTCGTCCTGGTCGTCCTcgtggtgatggtgatggtggtggctgcggctgctgtgGTGCTTCTTCGGCTCGTGGTGGTGCTCCTTGACCGGCACCGGAATGGGCAGCGGAACCTTCTTAATGACCGTCTTCGTGTGCACATGTGTGTGGTGCTTCACCGGCACGTGTATTCGGATCCTGTAAATGGTCGAATGGCCCATGAACATGGTTACACAGCAAACAAATAAAGGAGCACTCTATCAACTGCACGCAAAACAATTGGTGTTACAAATTTTGGTTAATATTTACATAAACTATACTCTATATATAGGTGTTAAGCAAAAACAAACTTGAAAAGAAAGTAATACTTTTTACATCAATAAGTGTGTTATTTGTGGTTAATAGCAATTTTGTGAGCTGTAATTATTTTCAGTGTGCTCGttatgggggcgtggcagtgggcAGGGACTTACTTCAGCTTGTCGCTTGATGGATGACCGCCTGCCAGTGCGAACATCATGCAAGTGATGAACAGAAAGCTTAATGCCTGCAAGGGAAACAAGTATAAAGATTACGATTCGTATGCCAACGTAAAGAGGTTATcgccccctcccccctctctctctctctgtcccCAAAAAGGGCTCATAAACAGCCAACAATACAATTAGCATAATAACACGCATCCGAGGAGCTCATCGTCCTGgggttattattattggcagGCCATCCAACGATGATGGGACCGCCTTCATCTGCAGATAGATTCTGATGTGGGCGTGACAGAAGCTGTCAGTCGCACAGGAAGCACACTTTTGGCCCGGTCAACTACAATTTGGGCCAGACGGAAGTAGAAGAGCATTTGGCGACTACTCACTGGATGGCAAATTGTCCCCAACTCGGGCAGCATTTTCTTATAAACTCAAAACCCTTAAGTCAAATTTCTTTTCATCCTGCTGATGGCTCAATTTGGAGAATGgacaaaaaacatttaaaaacaatttgtcgaaataaatttgtttaaaataagcAAGCagtaatttaaatgtttaataaattaaagctTTTTACCAAACGAAGTAATGGATATTGTTCTAGTAACTTAGGACACTCtttaaaaagcaaataaaaaccaGATCTAAAAGCACTTTTTATGCCTATGATGATATCTTTATCTTTGCACAACGTTCAGCTACAAGTCTTTTTTGTTTAATCTGCTTATCACTTGATGGAAACtaatatttttgtaattttccgGCTTTCCACaatcacaaaataaatgcctTTCACTTTGTTGCTCCCTTTACTATTGTGCAAATGTGACTTTCCCTTTGTTGCACATTTTCGTTCAATTAACCGTTTATGGCCAACTTGAGAGTTCTTTTCATGTTTCGACATTTGTGGCtcataaaaaaacaaattaagtttttgtggttatttgcattttattttgcgCTTTGTTTTATTCATTTCCCGCGCGATTGGAGTCAATGAATTTGTTGCGAAATGAAAGcgttttatttgcatattgtACTTTCTAAGCTGGAtttactttaaatatttattttgttccatttttttttttttttgcaagcCAACACAAATATTatgagtttttttttaatgtttacTCGCGTTTGTAGCCCGCCTCTCCATTGTTTATTCGTTTTCAAATTATAATTAACACTTACTCCTTGGGGCAAATGCAttgtttttcttgtgtgtgtgtttctttttttaatatattttttcgacGCTGTTTAATTGGATTAAGAGTGCGGATTTCGGTAAACCATCGACGACGGGCGTAGAAATGGAATTGCTCTGGGACCCACCGCCTGCAACCGCTTAAATATGAGCCAAAAAGCGAAGAAAAAAGTTATGAGCTACAGTGAAACGTGCCACAGACGGCAGCGCCACTTGCAGCAACAGTGCGGCGACGGTGACGGTGGCGGTGACACGAAGTCGCTGAGTTGGAAACGAagtaaaaaaaccaaaaaaacaaaaacataatcAAGTTGGCCCAAGGAGCCGGCGGAGGGGCAGCGGAAGTGGCAGTCGACTTGCTTCAGCTCGGACTCGGACTCGGACTTGTGGCCATGTTAACAGACGCTTGGCATCACTCGGATCTGGTCGACTTTCCAAATGCGCTGCTATAGGTCATTTATtaatatcaaatatatataatagtaTTTAAAAGTTTGCAACAATACGTCTTAAATTCGCTAGTACAAAGGATACATTTGGAAGGTACtatttaaaagtttattttaatGAATTCTTCGAAATACGATTCAGTTATATTCTGGTTAAATGAAAGTTTTGttatgcaatttaaatatctaaCTTTGAAAACTTCTAAGAATATTGTACAGCTTCCCCCTGGCCACTTAATTGCTTTGCTACCAATTTGCATTACCTTATACCCCGAAAATTGGCTTGGTGTAGGGTGTCCAGTCATCCTGGGGCATGATAGTGAAAACACAGGCCGCAAACAAACCGTGGCAAAGCCAAAGCCGAAGCCTAAGCGAACCCAAAAGTAACCAACAAAGTCAGGCGCCAGCAGCAATCCAGAAACTGAGGCTCAAAGCCACAAGCTTTGTTAAGCTATCGTACCGTATGTtcccctctcgctcgcacccaCGGTGGCAAACGCTGGAAAAGCCGCCGAACATGAAGACACTTTTCCGAGCCCGAGTGCAAGTGAGATGGGGCAGCGTGTAATTGAAGCCAGTGCCTGAGTTAAACGCAGCGATTATGTCGGTCTGTCCGCCTCCAGCGCTCGGAAACGGGAGGCGTGGCTGGGGGAGGAGGTGCTGGCGCCGGCAGCaggttgcagttgcagttgcagtttcGGTTTTCAGTTGCTGTTTCAGCCGCTGTGGCAGTGGCAAGGATTTGGCCAGCTTCCTGGTTAGGCATCTCGACTGGCATTCGCTTGTCGCAAATTGAGTTGTGCGCTGAAATATGTCGTCGTGTCAACTGCACTCCCACTAAGAGAAAAGTATCTCAACTAGTTTTGAGCTAGCTActttgaaattcaaaatattattagCGTGATTAGGGCAATTTATTAGGTTAGCGTAGGCTAAGCCATATATAGATGGTTGTGGAGAGGAAACATGCGATGTTCATCTAGCTAATAAAGTTGCAGATCACATACcatgttgcatacttttttgTTCATTTATTGATTGTTTAAATAATCTAATCaatggaaaagaaatcaaattaTATGTAGTACTACAATGAATTGTATAGTAAACCTAGTGGTTCTACGTCTGTATTGATTGTTAATAATCTGGCttaatttgcaaatatttCGAAAGTAAATTGAGGGCAATTTGTAGCAGTGTTCCTGCACCCGCACCGCCCTGCATTTGATTGCAATTTGCATGTGCAACGCGATGGCAATTCATTTGATTGCCCATTCTGGCCGCTG
This genomic interval from Drosophila mauritiana strain mau12 chromosome 2R, ASM438214v1, whole genome shotgun sequence contains the following:
- the LOC117136369 gene encoding uncharacterized histidine-rich protein DDB_G0274557 — translated: MHLPQGALSFLFITCMMFALAGGHPSSDKLKIRIHVPVKHHTHVHTKTVIKKVPLPIPVPVKEHHHEPKKHHSSRSHHHHHHHEDDQDDDFEGYEYPIKAKRRTRHPFV